In one Colletotrichum destructivum chromosome 2, complete sequence genomic region, the following are encoded:
- a CDS encoding Putative WD40/YVTN repeat-like-containing domain superfamily, sortilin, giving the protein MRLRGKAAASWRILLSVLTLTAAVHAKDDPTIKVTTIKHAPLNLNYFEDSNVILYQDVSEQNLYRSEDAGVTWDRVKDIPENKASLLTMHEFDKNRAYVITEGIEHFKTTDRGKTWQKFSSGAPPNVFNGPDILHFHAGDADRVIFNGADCIGIFCDLITLYTTDNFKSKPKFLRGNTEGCWWAKSSVLFTTGKEDLDKQRILCIVRDNFSPFKEDNRLLASDNFFEKIDNKIQEFEPDMDTNRGVQGIVNLAVVKKYLMVATSSFNTDEMALFVTDDTIKWHRAMFPTDHGHKVNQEAYTVLESTNYSIQIDVMNTRPSNPTGVMFTSNSNGTYFTENLEHTNRNTKGHVDFEKITGVQGIFMVNTVKNWKEVEKDSNKNSEPVQKEIVSKITFDDGRNFHDLKAGDDQLHLHSVTDLDNVGRVFTSPAPGLVLGIGNKGGSLGKFGDGDVYVSDDAGVTWKKALDGPHKYEFGDQGSILVAVKDSNKEDVGEIRYSLDHGESWKKASLPDDLKIKPELLTTTQDSTSLKFLLVGKTGGDNAKFHMIVLDFEGLHERTCKDDDMEDWHARLDDNGKPSCLMGHKQTYRRRKKTADCFLNQEFKDPVPVTEDCECTDADFECDYNFVKDGDDCKKAGPIVAPDNACKNAKPDVTFKGSSGWRKIPGNTCKRKDGAQKDDPVDRKCSDVVNPPSAPADGKIKAVQHVFKTDKKDFEKIYLERGESSTEVDETIIVRPVEYAGNSMRADKQIWRTRDHGKTWDKILEDEDVRGIYPHYFFKDVVFFTTDSKKVVYTIDRAEHFHSFEAPTKPGSSNPLSFHPDKKDWLIWVGEKCEKVNGKESCFKEASISRDRGDNWKTAMRYVQKCEFTGHSAYKFRDLRQIVCLAHKREDDEKDNPKVIVSSNDFFDEDKEYHQSDVKDFATMAEFIVVAAEDKEKDGLRALASLDGVSYAEAHFPVNFKVGHQNAYTVLDSSTHAVNLFVATETAEGRRYGSIIKSNSNGTSYVMSAQAVNCNDEYYVDFEKIPGLEGVALINTVANRDKRNEPKKVQTQISHNDGSQWAFLPPPKTDVDGKAYSCSSSEGDEKCALHLHHYTERADKKKTFSAATAVGLMFGNGNVGSSLSAIKEADTFMTTDAGITWKNVKKGAWTWQYGDQGSIVVLVQRASPENPVKTKTISYTTDEGKTWKDFAFTDKEVTVLDISTLRSGASRNFLIWCKDDGGEMFSVNVDFAGLTDRPCKSDENGGSDYYLWSPKHPSQPDNCLFGHVSKYLRKKEDANCYNDARVQHLYQLQNCTCTRSDFECDYNYELDSHKQCSLVEGKSPISPEQWCKENPDEVEYYEPTGYRRIPLTTCVGGQEFNKQAQAHPCAGKEDEFERRRRTSGIAIFFAVVIPIGLAGAIGWWVYRNWNGKIGQIRLGESPSFDHDAPWVKYPVIALSAVVAVGAALPLVASALWRRATSAYESVSGGGGGSWLNGRGNRRFTTRDSFARGRGDYAVVDDDEGELLGDESDEEV; this is encoded by the exons ATGAGGCTTAGGGGCAAGGCTGCCGCCTCCTGGCGCATCCTGCTGTCTGTCCTTACTCTGACAGCAGCTGTTCACGCAAAGGACGACCCGACGATTAAAGTCACGACGATCAAACATGCTCCCCTCAATCTGAACTACTTCGAAGACTCCAACGTTATTCTCTACCAAGACGTCTCCGAACAGAATCTCTATCGATCCGAAGATGCGGGCGTCACATGGGACAGGGTCAAGGACATCCCTGAAAACAAGGCTTCGCTCCTCACGATGCACGAATTCGACAAGAACCGAGCCTATGTCATCACCGAAGGCATCGAACACTTCAAGACGACCGACAGAGGCAAAACGTGGCAGAAATTCTCGAGCGGTGCGCCCCCAAACGTCTTCAACGGGCCCGATATCCTCCACTtccacgccggcgacgcAGATCGCGTCATCTTCAACGGGGCCGATTGCATAGGCATCTTCTGCGACTTGATTACTTTGTACACGACGGACAACTTTAAATCCAAGCCCAAGTTTTTGCGAGGCAACACCGAGGGATGCTGGTGGGCCAAGTCTTCGGTCCTCTTTACCACTGGCAAAGAAGACCTCGACAAGCAACGCATTCTCTGCATCGTGCGAGACAATTTCTCGCCTTTCAAAGAAGACAACAGACTGCTTGCATCGGATaacttcttcgagaagatCGACAACAAGATCCAAGAGTTTGAGCCGGATATGGATACGAACCGAGGTGTGCAAGGAATCGTCAACCTGGCTGTAGTGAAGAAGTATTTGATGGTCGCCACATCGTCCTTCAACACCGACGAGATGGCGCTTTTCGTCACCGACGACACCATCAAGTGGCACCGTGCCATGTTCCCCACCGACCATGGCCACAAGGTCAACCAAGAGGCCTACACCGTCCTGGAAAGTACCAACTACAGCATCCAGATTGACGTTATGAACACCAGACCCTCGAACCCCACTGGAGTCATGTTCACGAGTAATTCGAACGGAACCTATTTCACCGAAAACCTCGAGCACACGAACCGCAATACCAAGGGGCATGTTGATTTCGAGAAGATCACCGGTGTCCAGGGTATCTTCATGGTCAATACAGTCAAAAACTGGAAGGAAGTGGAGAAGGACAGCAACAAAAACTCCGAACCGGTTCAGAAGGAGATCGTCAGCAAAATTACGTTCGATGATGGCCGGAACTTCCACGATTTgaaggccggcgatgacCAGCTTCACCTTCACTCGGTCACTGATCTTGACAACGTCGGCAGAGTGTTCACTAGCCCCGCGCCCGGCCTTGTTCTTGGCATTGGAAACAAAGGCGGGTCCCTGGGCAAGTTtggcgacggtgacgttTATGTTTCCGACGATGCGGGCGTGACTTGGAAGAAGGCCTTGGATGGCCCCCACAAATACGAGTTCGGTGATCAGGGCTCAATTCTGGTGGCCGTGAAGGATTCCAACAAGGAGGATGTCGGAGAAATCCGGTACTCCCTGGATCATGGTGAGAGTTGGAAGAAGGCTTCGCTCCCGGATGATTTGAAGATCAAGCCCGAGCTCCTTACGACGACACAAGACTCAACTAGTCTCAAATTCTTGCTCGTTGGCAAAACGGGGGGCGACAATGCCAAGTTCCACATGATTGTTCTCGACTTCGAGGGGTTGCACGAGCGGACATGCAAAGACGACGATATGGAGGACTGGCACGCTCGCCTTGACGACAACGGCAAGCCCTCATGTCTGATGGGCCACAAACAGAcctaccgccgccgcaagaagacggccgactGCTTCCTGAACCAGGAGTTCAAGGACCCTGTTCCGGTTACCGAAGACTGCGAGTGCACGGACGCAGACTTCGAGTGCGACTACAACTTCGTcaaggatggcgacgatTGCAAGAAGGCGGGCCCGATCGTTGCACCGGACAACGCGTGCAAGAACGCCAAGCCGGATGTCACTTTCAAGGGCTCGTCTGGCTGGCGCAAGATTCCAGGGAACACCTGCAAGCGAAAAGACGGTGCTCAGAAGGATGATCCTGTTGACCGGAAGTGTTCTGATGTTGTCAATCCTCCAAGCGCCCCtgccgacggcaagatcaaAGCGGTTCAGCATGTCTTCAAGACTGACAAAAAGGATTTTGAGAAGATCTACTTGGAGAGAGGCGAGTCCAGCACTGAGGTCGACGAAACCATCATCGTGAGGCCTGTTGAATACGCGGGAAATAGCATGCGGGCCGACAAGCAAATCTGGCGAACCAGAGACCACGGCAAGACGTGGGACAAAAtcctcgaagacgaggatgtgCGAGGCATCTACCCACACTACTTCTTCAAggacgtcgtcttcttcactACCGACTCCAAAAAGGTCGTGTACACGATCGATCGTGCCGAGCACTTCCATTCCTTCGAGGCCCCCACGAAGCCTGGGTCCAGCAACCCTCTGTCATTCCACCCTGACAAGAAGGATTGGCTCATCTGGGTTGGAGAAAAGTGTGAAAAGGTTAACGGCAAGGAGTCATGCTTCAAGGAGGCGTCTATCTCGAGAGACCGTGGCGACAACTGGAAGACCGCCATGCGATACGTCCAGAAGTGTGAGTTCACTGGCCACTCGGCCTATAAGTTCCGTGATCTGCGCCAGATCGTCTGCCTCGCACACAAGCgtgaggacgacgagaaggacaaCCCAAAGGTCATTGTGTCCAGCAATgacttcttcgacgaggacaaggagtACCACCAGTCGGACGTCAAGGACTTCGCTACGATGGCCGAGTTTATCGTTGTTGCCGCCGAAGATAAGGAAAAGGACGGTCTGCGAGCCCTGGCCAGCTTGGACGGCGTTTCTTACGCCGAAGCCCACTTCCCCGTAAACTTCAAGGTGGGCCATCAAAACGCCTACACGGTTCTTGACAGTTCTACGCACGCCGTGAATCTTTTCGTGGCTACCGAGACTGCCGAAGGCCGCCGCTATGGCAGCATCATCAAAAGCAACTCGAACGGTACATCCTACGTCATGAGTGCGCAGGCAGTTAACTGCAACGACGAATACTATGTCGACTTTGAGAAAATacccggcctcgagggcgttgCTCTCATCAATACCGTAGCGAACCGTGACAAGCGCAACGAGCCGAAGAAGGTGCAGACCCAGATCTCACACAACGACGGCTCGCAGTGGGCCTTTCTCCCTCCGCCCAAGACCGACGTGGACGGCAAAGCCTACtcgtgcagcagcagcgagggAGACGAGAAGTGCGCGCTGCACCTTCATCACTATACCGAGCGTGCcgataagaagaagacgttCTCTGCTGCCACTGCCGTGGGGCTCATGTTtggcaacggcaacgtcgGATCGAGCCTGagcgccatcaaggaggccgaCACCTTCATGAccaccgacgccggcatcaccTGGAAGAACGTTAAGAAGGGCGCCTGGACTTGGCAATACGGCGATCAAGGCTCTATCGTTGTCCTTGTTCAGCGTGCCAGTCCGGAGAACCCAGTCAAGACGAAGACCATTTCGTACACGAccgacgagggcaagacTTGGAAGGACTTTGCATTCACCGACAAGGAGGTCACCGTCCTGGACATCTCCACCCTCCGCTCTGGCGCCTCGCGTAACTTCCTCATCTGGTgcaaggacgacggcggcgagatgTTTTCTGTCAACGTAGACTTTGCTGGTCTTACGGACCGCCCGTGCAAGAGCGACGAAAACGGCGGCTCCGACTACTACCTATGGTCGCCCAAGCACCCATCGCAGCCCGACAACTGTCTCTTCGGACACGTGTCGAAGTACTTgcgcaagaaggaggacgcGAACTGCTACAATGATGCCAGGGTTCAACACCTCTACCAGCTACAAAACTGCACTTGCACGAGGAGCGATTTCGAATG CGACTACAACTACGAGCTTGACAGCCACAAGCAGTGTAGTCTTGTCGAGGGCAAGTCCCCGATCTCGCCTGAGCAGTGGTGCAAGGAGAATcccgacgaggtcgagtACTACGAGCCGACTGGATACCGCAGAATCCCGCTCACCACTTGTGTCGGTGGCCAAGAGTTTAACAAACAGGCCCAGGCCCACCCCTGCGCCGGTAAGGAAGACGAGTTTGAGAGGCGGCGCAGAACATCTGGAATagccatcttcttcgccgtcgtgATACCCATTGGACTCGCAGGCGCCATCGGCTGGTGGGTGTACCGCAACTGGAACGGCAAGATCGGACAGATCCGTCTGGGCGAGTCGCCGAGCTTCGACCACGATGCGCCGTGGGTCAAGTATCCGGTCATCGCCCTGTCAGCGGTggttgccgtcggcgctgCCCTGCCGCTCGTCGCCTCGGCGCTGTGGAGGCGTGCCACATCTGCGTATGAAAGCGTGAgcggtggaggcggaggTAGCTGGCTCAACGGGCGAGGCAATCGTCGGTTCACCACAAGGGACAGCTTTGCTCGGGGCAGAGGAGATtatgccgtcgtcgacgacgacgagggcgagctcctcggcgacgaaaGTGACGAGGAGGTATGA
- a CDS encoding Putative glycoside hydrolase superfamily, whose protein sequence is MKGSILAVAAAVGGVSAAAHRHSHGELFKRGADQASVCVPGCTTIYTTIYGEPTLVPNPPSKPSSKSVASALPSVPATTEVPAKPTSTQKPSVDLPTPVPELCPTPGTYTFPATTITVSQTTTVCAPETTKVPAGTHTIGGVTTVVESATTVVCPYATEKTKDGVVTSVVETTTYVCPTPGTYTIAPTTTTVTAPTTCVYPVVTEVVPGTYTRPAVVTTITETSVVVVCPFTSEEPKPTTTAAPPKPTTEAVKPTTEAPAPPPVPTTPAVVTPEPVPTTPAKSSSAPAPSSSAPATGGGLGGNNGDHWAITYTPFSEDASGSCKTADQVDADIATIKKSGFRTVRVYSTDCSTLENVGAACEKYGLQMIIGIFVKESCDPNSADIKNQLDAIVNWKKWGMVELVVIGNECIFQGRCSASSLKQLIVSAKATISGAGYSGPFTTAETVGVWQQTDVISEICDAIDIVGGQIHPYFNAETPASAAGTFVKSQIELLESSNICGNKPALNLECGWPSGGNCNGKACPGTSEQAIAIASIKELAGGKTVFFSFHNDEWKEPGACGCERTWGCGELFTS, encoded by the exons ATGAAGGGatccatcctcgccgtcgccgccgccgttggcggtGTCAGTGCCGCCGCTCACCGTCACTCTCACGGTGAGCTGTTCAAGAGAGGCGCCGACCAGGCCTCGGTTTGCGTCCCCGGTTGCACCACCATCTACACCACCATCTACGGCGAGCCTACGC TGGTTCCTAACCCCCCCAGCAAGCCCAGCAGCAAGTCCGTCGCCAGCGCCCTCCCCTCGGTGCCCGCGACCACCGAGGTCCCGGCGAAGCCCACGTCCACCCAGAAGCCCTCCGTGGACCTGCCGACTCCCGTCCCTGAGCTCTGCCCGACTCCCGGCACCTACACCTTCccggccaccaccatcaccgtgAGCCAGACCACCACCGTCTGCGCCCCGGAGACCACCAAGGTCCCTGCCGGCACCCACACCATCGGAGGTGtcaccaccgtcgtcgagagtGCCACCACTGTCGTGTGCCCCTACGCCACcgagaagaccaaggacgGTGTCGTGACCAGCGTTGTCGAGACCACGACCTACGTCTGCCCCACGCCCGGCACCTACACCATTgctcccaccaccaccaccgtcaccgcccCGACCACCTGCGTCTACCCCGTCGTGACCGAGGTTGTCCCCGGCACCTACACCCgccccgccgtcgtcactACCATCACCGAGAccagcgtcgtcgttgtcTGCCCCTTCACCAGCGAGGAGCCCAAGCCCACCACCACTGCTGCTCCCCCCAAGCCGAccaccgaggccgtcaagccGACCACCGAGgcccccgcccctcctcctgtCCCCACGACCCCCGCCGTCGTGACCCCCGAGCCTGTCCCCACCACCCCGGCGAAGTCCTCTTCGGCTCCCGCCCCGTCCTCTTCGGCTCCCGCCACTGGCGGTGGCCTCGGTGGCAACAACGGCGACCACTGGGCCATCACCTACACCCCCTTCTCTGAGGATGCCTCGGGATCCTGCAAGACCGCCGaccaggtcgacgccgacattGCTACTATCAAGAAGTCGGGCTTCCGCACCGTCCGTGTCTACTCTACCGACTGCAGCACCCTCGAgaacgtcggcgccgcctgcgAGAAGTATGGCCTCCAGATGatcatcggcatcttcgtcAAGGAGTCGTGCGACCCCAACTCGGCCGACATCAAGAACcagctcgacgccatcgtcaactGGAAGAAGTGGGGCAtggtcgagctcgtcgttATCGGTAACGAGTGCATCTTCCAGGGCCGCTGCTCTGCCTCCTCCCTGAAGCAGCTCATTGTCTCAGCCAaggccaccatctccggcgccggctaCTCCGGTCCCTTCACCACCGCCGAGACCGTCGGTGTCTGGCAGCAGACAGATGTCATCTCCGAGATTTGCGACGCTATCGACATCGTCGGAGGTCAGATTCACCCTTACTTCAACGCCGAGacccccgcctccgccgccggaaCCTTCGTCAAGAGCCAGatcgagctcctcgagagCTCCAACATCTGCGGCAACAAGCCCGCCCTTAACCTGGAGTGCGGCTGGCCCTCGGGCGGTAACTGCAACGGCAAGGCTTGCCCTGGTACCTCCGAGCAGGCCATTGCCATTGCCTCCATCAAGGAGCTTGCCGGCGGCAAGACCGTTTTCTTCTCATTCCACAACGACGAGTGGAAGGAGCCCGGTGCCTGCGGCTGCGAGCGCACCTGGGGCTGCGGTGAGCTCTTCACCTCTTAA
- a CDS encoding Putative WD40/YVTN repeat-like-containing domain superfamily: MRPRTSETQPSQAAAAPSNHHQGIASAPPPPDAHHDQHTQYHHHRESSQQQPHEPSSQGGANVGQPSFSSYHQTFPVIPSSYYHEPGSFAHDDYDDYGDYDDDTDEADDDDDDDLDMSDSDGGAPLDHIMTVTSLLSPMPEGEASANPTEPYPGNLDGEQPSHPAPEHQNASSEPPAHMINYWSIPLATGHGFLDPTGSQNPTPLDTTPFHPLLHAGNMEEDDESDDVFYPSVAEQLQQFQVVAVDEEEAAWQATGPPAISNPISSTLGPENPGLTDFLKDWAWRNRYQSRGPSPGIRQINEQAARKISRVRYSDLQGNRCDAQGIDWNDLGVTRKNARERRSLDYKNYTNRSDSDIWAPHLPDRIIRNTEDLFRFRRMDIRQNVHLAHFQLRNILACAGRSHAFYPGQGAVHQINPVSGESEVAMDLNDMIGVQISTLDANCGLLIAGTFNGEYCMRNIYSQDKKYTEGQITSHVSGITNHLQIHQSRNSSAPLAAFASNDQGFRVMDVATEKFVLDTQYGCPINCSALSADRRLRVMVGDNYNVLIANADTGEILQELGGHRDFGFACDWSDNGWTVATGFQDMSVKLWDARMWTNSDGSSKPLTTIRSEMAGVRSLRFSPTGSGPQVLVAAEEADYVNIIDIRTLAHKQTFDIFGEIGGVEFTNDGQDLNILCMDRTRGGLVQLERCNVGYDAEADFKYSHQAAPLDAWWKASQAGPFADTKMTGPKTAAWQERSTIFFDDLEPF; this comes from the exons ATGCGCCCCAGAACCTCGGAAACCCAGCCCTCGcaggccgctgccgctccCTCGAACCATCACCAAGGGATCGCGTCGGCCCCGCCTCCACCTGACGCTCACCACGATCAACACACACAATACCATCACCATCGCGAATCCagtcagcagcagcctcacGAACCCTCGTCACAGGGCGGCGCAAACGTTGGCCAaccttccttttcctcctaCCATCAGACCTTCCCCGTCATACCGTCATCCTACTACCATGAACCCGGCTCCTTTGCCCACGACGATTACGACGACTACGGAGACTATGACGATGATaccgacgaagccgacgatgacgacgacgatgacctGGACATGAGCGACAGCGACGGAGGCGCTCCCTTGGATCATATAATGACCGTCACCAGTCTTCTCTCCCCCAtgcccgagggcgaggccagCGCAAACCCTACCGAACCCTACCCCGGGAACCTTGACGGCGAGCAACCCTCTCATCCGGCACCGGAGCATCAAAACGCATCCAGCGAACCACCTGCCCACATGATCAACTACTGGAGCATACCGCTTGCCACCGGGCATGGTTTTCTTGACCCGACAGGATCTCAAAACCCCACCCCGCTCGACACCACTCCTTTCCACCCCTTGCTACATGCCGGAAAcatggaggaggacgacgagagtGACGACGTCTTCTACCCGAgcgtcgccgagcagctgcagcagttCCAAgtggtcgccgtcgacgaggaagaggcggcgtGGCAAGCAACTGGTCCTCCGGCCATCAGCAATCCTATCTCCAGCACTCTCGGGCCAGAAAACCCGGGGCTGACCGACTTTCTCAAAGACTGGGCCTGGCGCAACCGATATCAGTCTCGTGGTCCCAGTCCTGGTATTCGCCAGATCAACGAGCAGGCAGCACGGAAGATCTCGCGAGTCCGCTACTCGGACCTCCAGGGCAACCGGTGTGATGCGCAAGGCATCGATTGGAATGACTTGGGCGTCACACGGAAGAACGCTCGCGAACGTCGAAGCCTGGATTACAAGAATTACACTAACAGGTCAGATTCGGATATCTGGGCC CCACATCTACCCGACAGGATCATTCGGAACACGGAAGATCTCTTCAGGTTCCGCCGCATGGACATCCGTCAAAACGTCCACCTGGCCCATTTCCAGCTGCGCAACATTTTGGCATGCGCAGGACGGAGTCATGCCTTCTACCCTGGTCAGGGAGCCGTACACCAGATCAACCCAGTGTCTGGCGAGAGCGAGGTGGCCATGGACCTAAACGACATGATTGGAGTGCAAATCTCGACCTTGGATGCGAATTGTGGCCTTCTTATCGCAGGCACCTTCAACGGCGAGTACTGCATGCGAAACATCTACAGCCAGGACAAGAAGTACACCGAGGGACAAATCACCAGCCACGTCAGTGGCATCACCAACCACCTGCAGATTCACCAGTCGAGGAACTCATCGGCACCGCTAGCAGCGTTCGCGTCCAACGATCAAGGCTTCCGTGTCATGGACGTCGCCACGGAAAAGTTTGTTCTAGACACGCAGTATGGCTGCCCCATCAACTGCTCCGCCCTGTCAGCCGATCGCCGCTTGCGTGTAATGGTCGGTGATAACTACAACGTCCTCATCGCCAACGCAGACACTGGTGAAATACTACAAGAGCTGGGTGGCCATAGAGACTTTGGCTTTGCCTGCGACTGGTCCGACAACGGCTGGACGGTCGCAACGGGCTTCCAAGACATGAGTGTCAAGCTGTGGGACGCCCGGATGTGGACCAACTCGGATGGTAGCAGCAAACCACTCACCACCATTCGATCCGAGATGGCAGGCGTTCGCAGCCTCAGGTTCTCTCCCACGGGCAGTGGTCCCCAAGTTCTCGTTGCGGCTGAAGAAGCCGACTATGTCAACATTATTGACATTCGAACCCTCGCACATAAACAAACTTTCGACATCTTTGGAGAGATTGGAGGCGTTGAATTCACAAATGACGGCCAAGATCTAAACATTCTCTGCATGGACCGGACTCGCGGAGGGTTGGTCCAGCTGGAACGCTGCAACGTGGGctacgacgccgaggccgacttcAAGTATTCACATCAGGCAGCACCATTGGATGCTTGGTGGAAGGCCAGTCAGGCCGGCCCTTTTGCCGACACAAAGATGACTGGGCCAAAGACAGCGGCCTGGCAAGAAAGAAGCACCATCTTCTTTGATGATCTGGAGCCTTTCTGA